The Miscanthus floridulus cultivar M001 chromosome 17, ASM1932011v1, whole genome shotgun sequence genome has a window encoding:
- the LOC136517564 gene encoding uncharacterized protein isoform X1: MRGEAGNDGCGGDTQVLDGGTPPLGSPSSDGDGTQREADDRALYDETQPLDDAETQLVDEVEEEEGVAGDWTETQLVEGGDDGDQVKTQQEMEDGEGGDVGGGAEDNACNCTQTQLDEECEVDGVNTVVGDMVETQLVEESEEDDDDKDGLNDDDEHDPGELGKTQLVENSDEDIGDDELSDGTVVLSDNESLSEDERGMESGMDKRDAKLGMKGSIEGLNGGIKKHDDNNNLVDSDASTDEEGDTDSGHLQLKLPSVRVASVRTCGISEPRDTMSVNCMKQGKQKASSNAIHPLPKIVDESTSCSTSFGGVDNDSHGNVQNHDKGGGKSRDKCSTAKKLFADTAAEDGENNSRCLAGLSYVGSQEPGDLSQANAFDVVDRLISINGGLSSQENTPNKLEKEKPHVSSKRGTLMLAEKVDLGRGSNTKAEIFEFVDSREDDGGGDFFSKNKDIFLPKPIGRGKPKSHSPRAKKSSTKKSRGENKIGEAMKLPGRFETIPLSDSRLFKSDVKSKRASGNRTKKNLLKDLDDLSNAKSLEEQERADVALNDVGPDTQMAVEAMEALVQCSPAKSFSAEGQPLFNRDKRAEKFRITKSHSKNDSPQRTSNIQEGVTTRSKRRKVIDFSTKPQKERLRGSKMQESSEPIVKVKHKQTKSVPEKSKVSKKFIDENKNHGTPVAHRTRHCGRNDPSAFIELSNKHLRRVKKLTGDSSTIGQVQNNHIATKSGLSCFEKESTEQTCTNNDQDLQQSRDGSAHRTSVNNVQNLEAHRVEPTTDVTCRDSPSHPKRRRTPTKMIQSTAAAAANHEVPSEVARPCKKRWIFIRSVSDLLKYAKREPSHGRSASMMSNIIEKSLAASPVLNSSVRDDRKTSSDVISSAQRLKESSHVEDTSKSPKNNPQVPNSAMKTPSKVVNELSPTFSPVNPSKGSSRSLSKASIARELLKLDPENVLSNQQRKDSRRRKDMADVSILFSHHLDDDVIKRQKKILARIGVCEAFSMADATHFVADRFCRTKNMLEAITLGKPVVTSMWLENCGQAGCFIDERKYILRDEKKEKEIGFNMPISLASACKHPLLLGKRVFVTSNVKPSQVVVTSLVKASSGQPLERLGRSIMKEKEVPPDLLVISCEEDYGTCAPLLEKGASVFSVEFLLNGIVIQKLEYERHRLFMDQVKQTRSSRWLKDTVQDRFVHVPKRPRT, from the exons ATGCGCGGCGAGGCCGGCAATGACGGCTGTGGCGGGGATACCCAAGTCCTGGACGGCGGGACACCTCCGTTAG GTTCTCCATCGAGTGATGGCGATGGAACACAGCGCGAGGCGGATGATCGGGCGCTGTACGACGAAACACAGCCTCTGGATGATGCCGAGACCCAGTTAGtagacgaggtggaggaggaggagggtgtaGCTGGCGATTGGACGGAGACACAGCTGGTGGAGGGTGGCGATGACGGTGACCAAGTGAAGACGCAGCAGGAGATGGAAGATGGGGAAGGGGGCGATGTTGGTGGTGGCGCTGAGGATAATGCCTGTAATTGTACTCAGACTCAGTTGGATGAAGAATGTGAGGTGGATGGAGTGAACACCGTTGTAGGAGACATGGTTGAGACCCAGTTGGTTGAGGAAtctgaggaggatgatgatgacaaggaTGGATTGAACGATGATGACGAACATGACCCTGGTGAGTTGGGGAAGACCCAGTTGGTCGAAAACTCTGATGAAGACATAGGTGACGATGAGTTGAGCGATGGCACTGTTGTCCTAAGTGACAATGAGAGCTTGTCAGAAGATGAGAGGGGCATGGAGTCAGGAATGGACAAAAGGGATGCGAAGTTGGGAATGAAAGGAAGTATCGAGGGGTTAAATGGAGGGATTAAGAAGCATGATGATAACAATAATTTGGTGGATTCTGATGCATCGACAGATGAGGAGGGTGACACAGATTCAG GTCATCTTCAGTTGAAATTACCTTCTGTTCGTGTTGCATCAGTACGGACATGTGGAATTTCTGAACCTCGGGACACTATGTCTGTGAACTGTATGAAGCAAGGGAAACAAAAGGCCTCATCCAATGCAATACATCCCCTGCCGAAAATTGTAGATGAATCTACTTCGTGTAGCACCTCCTTTGGTGGGGTTGATAACGACTCCCATGGTAATGTACAGAACCATGATAAAGGTGGAGGTAAAAGCAGAGATAAGTGCTCAACAGCGAAAAAGCTTTTTGCTGACACAGCAGCTGAGGATGGTGAAAACAACAGCAGATGTCTTGCTGGATTAAGCTATGTTGGATCACAGGAGCCTGGTGATCTGTCACAAGCAAATGCTTTTGATGTTGTGGACAGGTTGATTTCAATCAACGGTGGATTATCATCTCAAGAAAACACCCCAAAtaaattggaaaaagaaaagccACATGTTTCAAGTAAGAGGGGGACTTTAATGTTGGCTGAGAAGGTTGACCTTGGTAGAGGTTCCAATACGAAGGCAGAAATATTTGAATTTGTGGATAGCCGTGAAGATGATGGAGGAGGTGACTTTTTCAgtaaaaacaaagacatctttttGCCGAAACCAATTGGTAGAGGAAAACCAAAGAGTCATTCTCCCAGAGCAAAGAAATCTTCCACAAAAAAATCACGGGGAGAAAATAAAATAGGGGAAGCCATGAAACTACCTGGGAGGTTTGAAACTATTCCTTTATCAGATTCAAGACTATTCAAAAGTGATGTAAAGAGTAAGCGGGCTTCTGGAAACAGGACTAAGAAAAACCTTTTGAAGGACTTAGATGATCTATCAAATGCCAAATCATTGGAAGAACAGGAAAGGGCTGATgtagctttgaatgatgttggTCCAGATACTCAGATGGCTGTTGAAGCTATGGAGGCCCTGGTACAATGTTCACCTGCTAAAAGTTTTTCTGCTGAAGGTCAACCTCTGTTCAATAGAGATAAGAGAGCTGAGAAGTTTAGAATAACTAAAAGTCATTCGAAGAATGATTCTCCTCAGAGAACTAGCAACATCCAGGAAGGTGTCACGACACGTTCTAAAAGAAGAAAAGTAATTGACTTCAGTACCAAGCCTCAGAAAGAAAGACTAAGAGGATCGAAGATGCAAGAAAGTTCTGAGCCTATAGTAAAAGTGAAACATAAGCAAACAAAGTCTGTACCAGAGAAGAGCAAAGTTTCAAAGAAATTTATCGATGAAAATAAGAACCATGGGACACCTGTTGCTCACCGAACTAGGCATTGTGGTAGGAATGACCCTTCTGCCTTTATCGAGTTATCTAATAAACACTTGAGGAGAGTCAAGAAATTGACAGGTGACAGCTCCACTATTGGGCAAGTGCAAAATAACCACATTGCAACCAAATCTGGTTTGAGTTGTTTTGAAAAAGAAAGCACAGAGCAGACTTGTACAAATAATGATCAAGATCTTCAGCAATCTAGGGATGGAAGTGCACATCGGACCAGTGTAAATAATGTTCAAAACCTTGAAGCACACAGAGTTGAACCAACAACTGATGTTACATGCAGAGATTCCCCATCGCATCCCAAACGGCGAAGAACACCTACAAAAATGATACAGTCAACCGCTGCAGCTGCTGCAAATCATGAAGTACCGTCAGAAGTGGCAAGACCATGCAAGAAAAGGTGGATTTTCATAAGAAGTGTTTCTGACCTGCTAAAGTATGCAAAGAGGGAACCTTCCCATGGAAGATCAGCTTCTATGATGTCCAACATTATAGAAAAATCATTAGCTGCTTCTCCTGTACTTAATTCTTCTGTAAGAGATGACAGGAAAACTTCTTCTGATGTCATTAGCTCTGCACAGAGACTGAAGGAATCCTCCCATGTTGAGGATACAAGCAAATCACCAAAAAATAATCCTCAAGTTCCGAATAGTGCCATGAAAACACCATCAAAAGTGGTTAATGAATTGTCACCCACTTTTAGTCCTGTGAATCCATCAAAAGGCTCAAGTAGAAGCTTGTCAAAAGCTTCTATTGCGAGAGAATTACTGAAGCTAGATCCTGAAAATGTGCTATCAAATCAGCAGAGAAAAGATTCCAGAAGAAGGAAGGATATGGCCGATGTCAGTATTTTATTCAGCCATCATTTGGATGATGATGTTATCAAGCGTCAAAAGAAG ATCTTGGCGCGCATAGGAGTTTGTGAAGCATTTTCCATGGCCGATGCAACACACTTTGTTGCAGATAGATTTTGCCGCACAAAGAATATGCTAGAAGCAATAACTCTTGGCAAGCCAGTAGTTACATCAATGTGGCTTGAAAATTGTGGACAAGCAGGCTGTTTTATTGATGAGAGGAAGTATATTCTGAGGGAtgaaaaaaaggaaaaggagaTAGGTTTCAACATGCCTATATCGCTGGCCTCAGCTTGCAAACATCCTCTTCTGCTG GGAAAAAGAGTCTTTGTAACATCAAATGTGAAACCAAGTCAAGTAGTGGTGACTAGCTTGGTTAAAGCATCATCGGGGCAG CCACTAGAGAGGTTAGGACGATCCATAATGAAGGAAAAGGAAGTACCTCCTGACCTACTGGTTATCTCATGTGAAGAAGACTACGGAACTTGTGCACCACTACTCGAGAAAG GCGCTAGTGTTTTCAGCGTGGAGTTTCTACTAAACGGAATAGTCATTCAGAAACTGGAGTATGAGAG GCACCGCCTTTTCATGGACCAAGTCAAACAGACCCGCTCATCACGGTGGTTGAAGGACACCGTGCAAGACCGGTTTGTCCATGTACCCAAGCGTCCCCGTACCTAG
- the LOC136517564 gene encoding uncharacterized protein isoform X3, whose amino-acid sequence MRGEAGNDGCGGDTQVLDGGTPPLGSPSSDGDGTQREADDRALYDETQPLDDAETQLVDEVEEEEGVAGDWTETQLVEGGDDGDQVKTQQEMEDGEGGDVGGGAEDNACNCTQTQLDEECEVDGVNTVVGDMVETQLVEESEEDDDDKDGLNDDDEHDPGELGKTQLVENSDEDIGDDELSDGTVVLSDNESLSEDERGMESGMDKRDAKLGMKGSIEGLNGGIKKHDDNNNLVDSDASTDEEGDTDSGHLQLKLPSVRVASVRTCGISEPRDTMSVNCMKQGKQKASSNAIHPLPKIVDESTSCSTSFGGVDNDSHGNVQNHDKGGGKSRDKCSTAKKLFADTAAEDGENNSRCLAGLSYVGSQEPGDLSQANAFDVVDRLISINGGLSSQENTPNKLEKEKPHVSSKRGTLMLAEKVDLGRGSNTKAEIFEFVDSREDDGGGDFFSKNKDIFLPKPIGRGKPKSHSPRAKKSSTKKSRGENKIGEAMKLPGRFETIPLSDSRLFKSDVKSKRASGNRTKKNLLKDLDDLSNAKSLEEQERADVALNDVGPDTQMAVEAMEALVQCSPAKSFSAEGQPLFNRDKRAEKFRITKSHSKNDSPQRTSNIQEGVTTRSKRRKVIDFSTKPQKERLRGSKMQESSEPIVKVKHKQTKSVPEKSKVSKKFIDENKNHGTPVAHRTRHCGRNDPSAFIELSNKHLRRVKKLTGDSSTIGQVQNNHIATKSGLSCFEKESTEQTCTNNDQDLQQSRDGSAHRTSVNNVQNLEAHRVEPTTDVTCRDSPSHPKRRRTPTKMIQSTAAAAANHEVPSEVARPCKKRWIFIRSVSDLLKYAKREPSHGRSASMMSNIIEKSLAASPVLNSSVRDDRKTSSDVISSAQRLKESSHVEDTSKSPKNNPQVPNSAMKTPSKVVNELSPTFSPVNPSKGSSRSLSKASIARELLKLDPENVLSNQQRKDSRRRKDMADVSILFSHHLDDDVIKRQKKILARIGVCEAFSMADATHFVADRFCRTKNMLEAITLGKPVVTSMWLENCGQAGCFIDERKYILRDEKKEKEIGFNMPISLASACKHPLLLGKRVFVTSNVKPSQVVVTSLVKASSGQPLERLGRSIMKEKEVPPDLLVISCEEDYGTCAPLLEKGTAFSWTKSNRPAHHGG is encoded by the exons ATGCGCGGCGAGGCCGGCAATGACGGCTGTGGCGGGGATACCCAAGTCCTGGACGGCGGGACACCTCCGTTAG GTTCTCCATCGAGTGATGGCGATGGAACACAGCGCGAGGCGGATGATCGGGCGCTGTACGACGAAACACAGCCTCTGGATGATGCCGAGACCCAGTTAGtagacgaggtggaggaggaggagggtgtaGCTGGCGATTGGACGGAGACACAGCTGGTGGAGGGTGGCGATGACGGTGACCAAGTGAAGACGCAGCAGGAGATGGAAGATGGGGAAGGGGGCGATGTTGGTGGTGGCGCTGAGGATAATGCCTGTAATTGTACTCAGACTCAGTTGGATGAAGAATGTGAGGTGGATGGAGTGAACACCGTTGTAGGAGACATGGTTGAGACCCAGTTGGTTGAGGAAtctgaggaggatgatgatgacaaggaTGGATTGAACGATGATGACGAACATGACCCTGGTGAGTTGGGGAAGACCCAGTTGGTCGAAAACTCTGATGAAGACATAGGTGACGATGAGTTGAGCGATGGCACTGTTGTCCTAAGTGACAATGAGAGCTTGTCAGAAGATGAGAGGGGCATGGAGTCAGGAATGGACAAAAGGGATGCGAAGTTGGGAATGAAAGGAAGTATCGAGGGGTTAAATGGAGGGATTAAGAAGCATGATGATAACAATAATTTGGTGGATTCTGATGCATCGACAGATGAGGAGGGTGACACAGATTCAG GTCATCTTCAGTTGAAATTACCTTCTGTTCGTGTTGCATCAGTACGGACATGTGGAATTTCTGAACCTCGGGACACTATGTCTGTGAACTGTATGAAGCAAGGGAAACAAAAGGCCTCATCCAATGCAATACATCCCCTGCCGAAAATTGTAGATGAATCTACTTCGTGTAGCACCTCCTTTGGTGGGGTTGATAACGACTCCCATGGTAATGTACAGAACCATGATAAAGGTGGAGGTAAAAGCAGAGATAAGTGCTCAACAGCGAAAAAGCTTTTTGCTGACACAGCAGCTGAGGATGGTGAAAACAACAGCAGATGTCTTGCTGGATTAAGCTATGTTGGATCACAGGAGCCTGGTGATCTGTCACAAGCAAATGCTTTTGATGTTGTGGACAGGTTGATTTCAATCAACGGTGGATTATCATCTCAAGAAAACACCCCAAAtaaattggaaaaagaaaagccACATGTTTCAAGTAAGAGGGGGACTTTAATGTTGGCTGAGAAGGTTGACCTTGGTAGAGGTTCCAATACGAAGGCAGAAATATTTGAATTTGTGGATAGCCGTGAAGATGATGGAGGAGGTGACTTTTTCAgtaaaaacaaagacatctttttGCCGAAACCAATTGGTAGAGGAAAACCAAAGAGTCATTCTCCCAGAGCAAAGAAATCTTCCACAAAAAAATCACGGGGAGAAAATAAAATAGGGGAAGCCATGAAACTACCTGGGAGGTTTGAAACTATTCCTTTATCAGATTCAAGACTATTCAAAAGTGATGTAAAGAGTAAGCGGGCTTCTGGAAACAGGACTAAGAAAAACCTTTTGAAGGACTTAGATGATCTATCAAATGCCAAATCATTGGAAGAACAGGAAAGGGCTGATgtagctttgaatgatgttggTCCAGATACTCAGATGGCTGTTGAAGCTATGGAGGCCCTGGTACAATGTTCACCTGCTAAAAGTTTTTCTGCTGAAGGTCAACCTCTGTTCAATAGAGATAAGAGAGCTGAGAAGTTTAGAATAACTAAAAGTCATTCGAAGAATGATTCTCCTCAGAGAACTAGCAACATCCAGGAAGGTGTCACGACACGTTCTAAAAGAAGAAAAGTAATTGACTTCAGTACCAAGCCTCAGAAAGAAAGACTAAGAGGATCGAAGATGCAAGAAAGTTCTGAGCCTATAGTAAAAGTGAAACATAAGCAAACAAAGTCTGTACCAGAGAAGAGCAAAGTTTCAAAGAAATTTATCGATGAAAATAAGAACCATGGGACACCTGTTGCTCACCGAACTAGGCATTGTGGTAGGAATGACCCTTCTGCCTTTATCGAGTTATCTAATAAACACTTGAGGAGAGTCAAGAAATTGACAGGTGACAGCTCCACTATTGGGCAAGTGCAAAATAACCACATTGCAACCAAATCTGGTTTGAGTTGTTTTGAAAAAGAAAGCACAGAGCAGACTTGTACAAATAATGATCAAGATCTTCAGCAATCTAGGGATGGAAGTGCACATCGGACCAGTGTAAATAATGTTCAAAACCTTGAAGCACACAGAGTTGAACCAACAACTGATGTTACATGCAGAGATTCCCCATCGCATCCCAAACGGCGAAGAACACCTACAAAAATGATACAGTCAACCGCTGCAGCTGCTGCAAATCATGAAGTACCGTCAGAAGTGGCAAGACCATGCAAGAAAAGGTGGATTTTCATAAGAAGTGTTTCTGACCTGCTAAAGTATGCAAAGAGGGAACCTTCCCATGGAAGATCAGCTTCTATGATGTCCAACATTATAGAAAAATCATTAGCTGCTTCTCCTGTACTTAATTCTTCTGTAAGAGATGACAGGAAAACTTCTTCTGATGTCATTAGCTCTGCACAGAGACTGAAGGAATCCTCCCATGTTGAGGATACAAGCAAATCACCAAAAAATAATCCTCAAGTTCCGAATAGTGCCATGAAAACACCATCAAAAGTGGTTAATGAATTGTCACCCACTTTTAGTCCTGTGAATCCATCAAAAGGCTCAAGTAGAAGCTTGTCAAAAGCTTCTATTGCGAGAGAATTACTGAAGCTAGATCCTGAAAATGTGCTATCAAATCAGCAGAGAAAAGATTCCAGAAGAAGGAAGGATATGGCCGATGTCAGTATTTTATTCAGCCATCATTTGGATGATGATGTTATCAAGCGTCAAAAGAAG ATCTTGGCGCGCATAGGAGTTTGTGAAGCATTTTCCATGGCCGATGCAACACACTTTGTTGCAGATAGATTTTGCCGCACAAAGAATATGCTAGAAGCAATAACTCTTGGCAAGCCAGTAGTTACATCAATGTGGCTTGAAAATTGTGGACAAGCAGGCTGTTTTATTGATGAGAGGAAGTATATTCTGAGGGAtgaaaaaaaggaaaaggagaTAGGTTTCAACATGCCTATATCGCTGGCCTCAGCTTGCAAACATCCTCTTCTGCTG GGAAAAAGAGTCTTTGTAACATCAAATGTGAAACCAAGTCAAGTAGTGGTGACTAGCTTGGTTAAAGCATCATCGGGGCAG CCACTAGAGAGGTTAGGACGATCCATAATGAAGGAAAAGGAAGTACCTCCTGACCTACTGGTTATCTCATGTGAAGAAGACTACGGAACTTGTGCACCACTACTCGAGAAAG GCACCGCCTTTTCATGGACCAAGTCAAACAGACCCGCTCATCACGGTGGTTGA
- the LOC136517564 gene encoding uncharacterized protein isoform X2 has product MRGEAGNDGCGGDTQVLDGGTPPLGSPSSDGDGTQREADDRALYDETQPLDDAETQLVDEVEEEEGVAGDWTETQLVEGGDDGDQVKTQQEMEDGEGGDVGGGAEDNACNCTQTQLDEECEVDGVNTVVGDMVETQLVEESEEDDDDKDGLNDDDEHDPGELGKTQLVENSDEDIGDDELSDGTVVLSDNESLSEDERGMESGMDKRDAKLGMKGSIEGLNGGIKKHDDNNNLVDSDASTDEEGDTDSGHLQLKLPSVRVASVRTCGISEPRDTMSVNCMKQGKQKASSNAIHPLPKIVDESTSCSTSFGGVDNDSHGNVQNHDKGGGKSRDKCSTAKKLFADTAAEDGENNSRCLAGLSYVGSQEPGDLSQANAFDVVDRLISINGGLSSQENTPNKLEKEKPHVSSKRGTLMLAEKVDLGRGSNTKAEIFEFVDSREDDGGGDFFSKNKDIFLPKPIGRGKPKSHSPRAKKSSTKKSRGENKIGEAMKLPGRFETIPLSDSRLFKSDVKSKRASGNRTKKNLLKDLDDLSNAKSLEEQERADVALNDVGPDTQMAVEAMEALVQCSPAKSFSAEGQPLFNRDKRAEKFRITKSHSKNDSPQRTSNIQEGVTTRSKRRKVIDFSTKPQKERLRGSKMQESSEPIVKVKHKQTKSVPEKSKVSKKFIDENKNHGTPVAHRTRHCGRNDPSAFIELSNKHLRRVKKLTGDSSTIGQVQNNHIATKSGLSCFEKESTEQTCTNNDQDLQQSRDGSAHRTSVNNVQNLEAHRVEPTTDVTCRDSPSHPKRRRTPTKMIQSTAAAAANHEVPSEVARPCKKRWIFIRSVSDLLKYAKREPSHGRSASMMSNIIEKSLAASPVLNSSVRDDRKTSSDVISSAQRLKESSHVEDTSKSPKNNPQVPNSAMKTPSKVVNELSPTFSPVNPSKGSSRSLSKASIARELLKLDPENVLSNQQRKDSRRRKDMADVSILFSHHLDDDVIKRQKKILARIGVCEAFSMADATHFVADRFCRTKNMLEAITLGKPVVTSMWLENCGQAGCFIDERKYILRDEKKEKEIGFNMPISLASACKHPLLLGKRVFVTSNVKPSQVVVTSLVKASSGQPLERLGRSIMKEKEVPPDLLVISCEEDYGTCAPLLEKGASVFSVEFLLNGIVIQKLEYERTDKIITQGTKK; this is encoded by the exons ATGCGCGGCGAGGCCGGCAATGACGGCTGTGGCGGGGATACCCAAGTCCTGGACGGCGGGACACCTCCGTTAG GTTCTCCATCGAGTGATGGCGATGGAACACAGCGCGAGGCGGATGATCGGGCGCTGTACGACGAAACACAGCCTCTGGATGATGCCGAGACCCAGTTAGtagacgaggtggaggaggaggagggtgtaGCTGGCGATTGGACGGAGACACAGCTGGTGGAGGGTGGCGATGACGGTGACCAAGTGAAGACGCAGCAGGAGATGGAAGATGGGGAAGGGGGCGATGTTGGTGGTGGCGCTGAGGATAATGCCTGTAATTGTACTCAGACTCAGTTGGATGAAGAATGTGAGGTGGATGGAGTGAACACCGTTGTAGGAGACATGGTTGAGACCCAGTTGGTTGAGGAAtctgaggaggatgatgatgacaaggaTGGATTGAACGATGATGACGAACATGACCCTGGTGAGTTGGGGAAGACCCAGTTGGTCGAAAACTCTGATGAAGACATAGGTGACGATGAGTTGAGCGATGGCACTGTTGTCCTAAGTGACAATGAGAGCTTGTCAGAAGATGAGAGGGGCATGGAGTCAGGAATGGACAAAAGGGATGCGAAGTTGGGAATGAAAGGAAGTATCGAGGGGTTAAATGGAGGGATTAAGAAGCATGATGATAACAATAATTTGGTGGATTCTGATGCATCGACAGATGAGGAGGGTGACACAGATTCAG GTCATCTTCAGTTGAAATTACCTTCTGTTCGTGTTGCATCAGTACGGACATGTGGAATTTCTGAACCTCGGGACACTATGTCTGTGAACTGTATGAAGCAAGGGAAACAAAAGGCCTCATCCAATGCAATACATCCCCTGCCGAAAATTGTAGATGAATCTACTTCGTGTAGCACCTCCTTTGGTGGGGTTGATAACGACTCCCATGGTAATGTACAGAACCATGATAAAGGTGGAGGTAAAAGCAGAGATAAGTGCTCAACAGCGAAAAAGCTTTTTGCTGACACAGCAGCTGAGGATGGTGAAAACAACAGCAGATGTCTTGCTGGATTAAGCTATGTTGGATCACAGGAGCCTGGTGATCTGTCACAAGCAAATGCTTTTGATGTTGTGGACAGGTTGATTTCAATCAACGGTGGATTATCATCTCAAGAAAACACCCCAAAtaaattggaaaaagaaaagccACATGTTTCAAGTAAGAGGGGGACTTTAATGTTGGCTGAGAAGGTTGACCTTGGTAGAGGTTCCAATACGAAGGCAGAAATATTTGAATTTGTGGATAGCCGTGAAGATGATGGAGGAGGTGACTTTTTCAgtaaaaacaaagacatctttttGCCGAAACCAATTGGTAGAGGAAAACCAAAGAGTCATTCTCCCAGAGCAAAGAAATCTTCCACAAAAAAATCACGGGGAGAAAATAAAATAGGGGAAGCCATGAAACTACCTGGGAGGTTTGAAACTATTCCTTTATCAGATTCAAGACTATTCAAAAGTGATGTAAAGAGTAAGCGGGCTTCTGGAAACAGGACTAAGAAAAACCTTTTGAAGGACTTAGATGATCTATCAAATGCCAAATCATTGGAAGAACAGGAAAGGGCTGATgtagctttgaatgatgttggTCCAGATACTCAGATGGCTGTTGAAGCTATGGAGGCCCTGGTACAATGTTCACCTGCTAAAAGTTTTTCTGCTGAAGGTCAACCTCTGTTCAATAGAGATAAGAGAGCTGAGAAGTTTAGAATAACTAAAAGTCATTCGAAGAATGATTCTCCTCAGAGAACTAGCAACATCCAGGAAGGTGTCACGACACGTTCTAAAAGAAGAAAAGTAATTGACTTCAGTACCAAGCCTCAGAAAGAAAGACTAAGAGGATCGAAGATGCAAGAAAGTTCTGAGCCTATAGTAAAAGTGAAACATAAGCAAACAAAGTCTGTACCAGAGAAGAGCAAAGTTTCAAAGAAATTTATCGATGAAAATAAGAACCATGGGACACCTGTTGCTCACCGAACTAGGCATTGTGGTAGGAATGACCCTTCTGCCTTTATCGAGTTATCTAATAAACACTTGAGGAGAGTCAAGAAATTGACAGGTGACAGCTCCACTATTGGGCAAGTGCAAAATAACCACATTGCAACCAAATCTGGTTTGAGTTGTTTTGAAAAAGAAAGCACAGAGCAGACTTGTACAAATAATGATCAAGATCTTCAGCAATCTAGGGATGGAAGTGCACATCGGACCAGTGTAAATAATGTTCAAAACCTTGAAGCACACAGAGTTGAACCAACAACTGATGTTACATGCAGAGATTCCCCATCGCATCCCAAACGGCGAAGAACACCTACAAAAATGATACAGTCAACCGCTGCAGCTGCTGCAAATCATGAAGTACCGTCAGAAGTGGCAAGACCATGCAAGAAAAGGTGGATTTTCATAAGAAGTGTTTCTGACCTGCTAAAGTATGCAAAGAGGGAACCTTCCCATGGAAGATCAGCTTCTATGATGTCCAACATTATAGAAAAATCATTAGCTGCTTCTCCTGTACTTAATTCTTCTGTAAGAGATGACAGGAAAACTTCTTCTGATGTCATTAGCTCTGCACAGAGACTGAAGGAATCCTCCCATGTTGAGGATACAAGCAAATCACCAAAAAATAATCCTCAAGTTCCGAATAGTGCCATGAAAACACCATCAAAAGTGGTTAATGAATTGTCACCCACTTTTAGTCCTGTGAATCCATCAAAAGGCTCAAGTAGAAGCTTGTCAAAAGCTTCTATTGCGAGAGAATTACTGAAGCTAGATCCTGAAAATGTGCTATCAAATCAGCAGAGAAAAGATTCCAGAAGAAGGAAGGATATGGCCGATGTCAGTATTTTATTCAGCCATCATTTGGATGATGATGTTATCAAGCGTCAAAAGAAG ATCTTGGCGCGCATAGGAGTTTGTGAAGCATTTTCCATGGCCGATGCAACACACTTTGTTGCAGATAGATTTTGCCGCACAAAGAATATGCTAGAAGCAATAACTCTTGGCAAGCCAGTAGTTACATCAATGTGGCTTGAAAATTGTGGACAAGCAGGCTGTTTTATTGATGAGAGGAAGTATATTCTGAGGGAtgaaaaaaaggaaaaggagaTAGGTTTCAACATGCCTATATCGCTGGCCTCAGCTTGCAAACATCCTCTTCTGCTG GGAAAAAGAGTCTTTGTAACATCAAATGTGAAACCAAGTCAAGTAGTGGTGACTAGCTTGGTTAAAGCATCATCGGGGCAG CCACTAGAGAGGTTAGGACGATCCATAATGAAGGAAAAGGAAGTACCTCCTGACCTACTGGTTATCTCATGTGAAGAAGACTACGGAACTTGTGCACCACTACTCGAGAAAG GCGCTAGTGTTTTCAGCGTGGAGTTTCTACTAAACGGAATAGTCATTCAGAAACTGGAGTATGAGAG AACTGATAAGATAATCACACaaggaaccaagaaatga